A region from the Paludicola sp. MB14-C6 genome encodes:
- a CDS encoding AHH domain-containing protein, producing MIVLGRERSITMDDIKKLYIDEDLTNKGVMNFFNTSLRANRFGMTTTDLDTHFQQGKKAERSALLDFAGMYAAAGLVANYNASGSNFSNVLEGQFKGFNLDKPKVNNSGGSIEGELDVLSKPSSKALRQNMIEAGLDVPDYANAAHHIVAGSSPKAAEARAILQKFGVDINDATNGVFLPTVKNVAEGAYHPSLHTDSYYRKVSDLLSGAKSKNDVLDILDDIADQLSKGTFK from the coding sequence TTGATTGTATTGGGTAGAGAACGATCCATAACGATGGATGATATTAAGAAACTATATATCGATGAAGACTTAACCAATAAAGGGGTTATGAATTTCTTTAATACATCACTTAGAGCGAATAGATTTGGTATGACAACTACTGATTTGGATACTCATTTTCAGCAAGGAAAAAAAGCAGAACGAAGCGCGCTACTAGATTTTGCAGGGATGTATGCAGCGGCGGGTTTGGTAGCCAACTATAATGCAAGTGGTTCCAATTTCAGTAATGTTTTGGAGGGACAATTTAAAGGCTTCAATTTAGATAAGCCGAAAGTTAATAATAGTGGTGGCTCTATTGAGGGTGAGTTAGACGTTTTATCCAAACCAAGTTCTAAGGCTCTAAGACAAAATATGATTGAAGCAGGACTCGATGTTCCAGATTATGCAAATGCAGCCCATCATATCGTTGCAGGTAGTTCGCCTAAAGCTGCTGAAGCCAGAGCTATACTCCAAAAATTTGGTGTGGACATTAACGACGCAACAAACGGCGTATTTCTACCAACAGTTAAAAATGTGGCAGAAGGAGCCTATCACCCAAGTTTGCATACAGATTCATATTACAGAAAAGTTTCTGATTTATTGTCCGGTGCAAAAAGTAAGAATGATGTATTAGATATTCTAGATGATATAGCCGATCAGCTATCTAAAGGTACGTTTAAATAA
- a CDS encoding imm11 family protein, which translates to MKIWLLDCDVDNYDNLTWENDINIDDVQTYDGRQKFANWNPVKVKRIYDKEFSNSPGLSSHIPVFDKIAVETVKDFLSGNAEILPLDCNDGEFYAINVTKVLDCIDYEKAEYKTYRDGKRIMRFTKYAFDISKVSSEHFFKIVDEPLRRPFVSDEFRNRILSNNLTGFKFELAWDSDEC; encoded by the coding sequence ATGAAGATTTGGTTACTAGACTGCGATGTAGATAATTACGATAATTTGACATGGGAGAACGATATAAATATTGATGATGTACAGACCTATGATGGAAGACAGAAATTTGCTAATTGGAACCCTGTTAAAGTAAAAAGAATATATGACAAAGAGTTCAGTAATTCACCTGGATTGTCATCACACATACCTGTTTTTGATAAAATAGCTGTCGAAACAGTCAAAGACTTTTTAAGTGGAAACGCAGAAATATTACCGCTAGATTGCAATGATGGAGAATTTTATGCAATTAATGTAACAAAAGTTTTGGACTGCATTGATTATGAAAAGGCTGAATATAAAACTTATAGAGATGGCAAACGAATTATGAGATTTACAAAATATGCTTTTGATATTTCAAAAGTAAGCAGTGAACATTTCTTTAAAATTGTTGATGAACCATTGCGTCGCCCGTTTGTATCTGATGAGTTTCGGAATCGAATACTCTCAAATAACCTTACTGGATTCAAATTTGAGCTTGCTTGGGATAGCGATGAATGCTAA
- a CDS encoding nitroreductase family protein, whose product MDFLKLAEERYSVRNFSNKAIEKSVLDKILKAGHLAPTACNRQPQRILVINSEEGIKKLRKCTECHFGAPAAILICYDKNECWQRKYDGKASGDIDASIVTTHMMLEATVLGVGTTWVMHFIPEAVREEFAIPTNIEPVALLVLGYPAPNAKPFPGHTQFRPLEDLVLYNEF is encoded by the coding sequence ATGGATTTTTTAAAATTGGCTGAGGAACGCTATTCAGTACGAAATTTTAGCAATAAAGCTATTGAAAAGAGTGTGTTAGACAAAATTTTGAAAGCTGGACATCTCGCACCAACTGCCTGCAATCGTCAGCCTCAACGAATTTTAGTTATTAACAGCGAAGAAGGTATTAAGAAGCTAAGAAAGTGTACTGAATGTCACTTCGGTGCCCCAGCTGCAATACTTATTTGCTACGATAAAAATGAATGTTGGCAACGTAAATACGATGGCAAAGCCAGCGGTGACATTGATGCTAGCATTGTGACAACGCATATGATGCTGGAAGCTACGGTGCTAGGCGTTGGCACAACTTGGGTCATGCACTTTATTCCAGAGGCTGTTAGGGAGGAATTTGCTATTCCCACAAATATTGAGCCTGTAGCATTGTTAGTATTGGGATATCCGGCACCTAATGCAAAGCCATTTCCAGGACATACACAATTCAGACCATTAGAAGATTTAGTATTATATAATGAGTTTTAG
- a CDS encoding amidase family protein produces MVNDPNMMTASQLIHAIKNRRIGIEELINFYLNRISKYDGINGLNTIAEIDDTAIKQARAMDAKKTGSDLSLFGLPILVKDNIDVCGLHTTAGSLALSDNIASKDAPIVANLKKNGAIILGKTNMTEFANYTTQGMPCGYSSRGGQVKNAYDKTKSPGGSSSGSAVAVSAGFCAAAVGTDTSFSVVGCATDNGVTGLKPPAGTLSSVGIIPIAHTLDSAGALTKDFQDAYMIYSGMCEKPLDNILPLKVNSLHVAVNIFNQEQVSEAQLKKYDTLFKRLKDDGANFAEISQEYVPYQQDIMSCEFRKDLEKYLLNSNASLKSISDIVEFYESNPEQMMRYGITYLKSALSSVSTGLNDELYLKALAERKKLKKQVLKQLQEYDVCIMTGPTNIMHFTGLPSVALKLGMAEDNTPRGIILYGSDEVRLYSAALTIEKYCQEVTRPKL; encoded by the coding sequence ATGGTAAATGATCCAAATATGATGACAGCAAGTCAATTAATACATGCAATAAAAAACAGGCGCATTGGAATAGAAGAACTGATAAATTTTTATCTCAATCGCATTAGTAAATATGATGGCATTAACGGATTAAATACGATTGCGGAAATTGATGATACAGCTATAAAACAAGCACGTGCTATGGATGCAAAGAAGACAGGTTCAGACTTGTCGCTATTCGGATTGCCAATACTTGTGAAAGATAATATCGACGTTTGTGGACTTCATACAACGGCAGGAAGTCTTGCGCTTTCAGATAATATTGCCAGCAAAGATGCACCGATAGTTGCTAACCTGAAGAAAAATGGCGCAATAATTCTAGGAAAAACGAATATGACCGAATTTGCAAACTATACAACACAGGGAATGCCATGTGGGTACAGCTCAAGAGGAGGTCAGGTGAAAAACGCATATGATAAAACTAAAAGCCCAGGTGGTTCAAGCTCAGGTTCAGCGGTAGCTGTATCTGCGGGATTTTGTGCAGCCGCAGTTGGTACAGATACTTCTTTTTCAGTAGTTGGATGTGCAACTGATAATGGAGTCACAGGATTAAAACCACCTGCAGGGACATTGTCATCAGTCGGAATTATCCCTATTGCTCATACACTTGACAGTGCTGGAGCATTAACAAAAGATTTTCAGGATGCATATATGATATATTCGGGAATGTGTGAAAAACCTTTAGATAACATATTGCCTTTAAAAGTTAATTCTTTACATGTTGCGGTGAATATTTTTAATCAAGAACAGGTATCTGAGGCACAGCTAAAAAAGTATGATACACTTTTTAAGAGACTTAAAGATGATGGAGCGAATTTTGCAGAGATTTCACAGGAGTATGTTCCGTATCAGCAAGATATTATGAGTTGTGAATTTAGAAAAGATTTGGAGAAATATCTTCTTAATAGCAATGCAAGCCTTAAGTCTATCTCTGACATTGTTGAGTTTTACGAATCTAATCCTGAGCAAATGATGAGATACGGTATTACTTATCTAAAATCGGCTTTAAGTAGTGTTTCTACAGGACTTAATGATGAATTGTACTTGAAAGCTTTAGCTGAACGAAAGAAACTTAAAAAGCAAGTTTTGAAACAACTGCAAGAATATGATGTTTGCATAATGACTGGACCAACAAATATTATGCATTTTACAGGTTTACCATCCGTTGCGCTAAAATTAGGCATGGCAGAAGACAACACCCCTCGTGGAATTATTTTATATGGTTCAGATGAAGTACGCCTTTATTCCGCTGCGTTGACAATTGAAAAATATTGTCAAGAAGTTACACGCCCCAAATTATGA
- a CDS encoding metalloprotease family protein produces MVVFRKGNISLTYSGIFFWLNTDAVLSKARFYFFITLPFIVLTIIPLIACMFVSDYFKDMLVYILCINVIISGADIINSILILFKPANSEFCCGFYNTKKL; encoded by the coding sequence ATGGTTGTATTTAGAAAAGGAAATATAAGTTTGACATATTCAGGTATTTTCTTCTGGTTAAACACAGATGCTGTTTTATCAAAAGCACGCTTCTATTTTTTTATAACTTTACCATTCATAGTTTTGACGATTATTCCTTTAATAGCGTGTATGTTTGTCAGCGACTATTTTAAGGATATGCTAGTCTATATATTATGTATCAACGTAATTATTTCAGGTGCTGATATAATAAATTCTATTCTCATTTTGTTTAAACCTGCTAATTCAGAGTTTTGTTGTGGGTTTTACAATACTAAGAAACTATAA
- a CDS encoding MmcQ/YjbR family DNA-binding protein — translation MTPQQIIDYCLAKRGAYIDYPFGPDVVAIKVGKTSERSGRIFAQIFKLKGIDTVTLNCDMMTGQFYRDLLPNIVVRGYHCPAVQQPYFNTFPLTDDVTDELIIEMIEHSYQTVVNKLPKYVQKSLED, via the coding sequence ATGACACCACAACAAATAATTGACTATTGCCTTGCAAAAAGAGGAGCATACATAGATTATCCTTTCGGACCTGATGTGGTAGCAATTAAGGTTGGAAAAACAAGCGAGCGTTCTGGTAGAATTTTTGCACAGATTTTTAAGCTTAAAGGTATTGACACGGTCACTCTAAACTGCGATATGATGACAGGTCAATTTTATCGTGATTTGCTCCCCAATATAGTTGTGCGTGGGTATCATTGCCCAGCAGTTCAGCAACCGTATTTTAATACTTTCCCGTTAACCGACGATGTGACTGATGAACTTATAATTGAAATGATAGAACATAGCTACCAAACTGTTGTAAATAAACTGCCGAAATATGTACAGAAAAGTTTGGAGGATTAA
- a CDS encoding metallophosphoesterase family protein: protein MKLALLADIHGNYMALEACLNYIEQNYFDGIIFLGDYITDCPYPQKTISLLKNAMKVHQCWFIRGNREEYMINHHKNSNDNWCYSSQTGSLLYTYENLSNDDITFFENMPIFNTINFKSCKHIVICHGSPTSIREMLLEGEENSNNCLETLEADYLFCGHTHDPFKYEYKGKMLTNCGSVGLPTNNQINSQFTAIEFMSNKWKIDLISVPYNIDSLVNDFEESGIYDKGFWWSKSIVKTLQTGVNYSMLCIQKASELAGQRNERLSEKHWEMAAKELYL, encoded by the coding sequence ATGAAACTTGCACTATTAGCTGATATTCATGGCAATTACATGGCACTTGAAGCTTGTTTAAATTATATCGAGCAAAACTATTTTGATGGAATTATCTTTTTAGGTGATTATATTACCGACTGTCCATACCCACAGAAAACAATTTCACTATTAAAAAATGCAATGAAAGTACATCAATGTTGGTTTATAAGAGGAAATCGTGAAGAATATATGATAAACCATCATAAAAACTCAAATGATAATTGGTGCTATTCCTCACAAACTGGTTCTTTGCTTTATACATATGAAAACTTATCCAATGATGATATTACTTTTTTTGAGAATATGCCAATATTTAATACTATTAATTTTAAAAGCTGTAAACATATTGTTATATGTCACGGCTCACCAACAAGCATAAGGGAAATGCTTTTAGAAGGTGAAGAGAATTCTAATAATTGTCTTGAAACGCTTGAAGCAGATTATTTATTTTGCGGACATACTCATGACCCTTTTAAGTATGAATATAAAGGCAAGATGCTTACAAATTGTGGAAGCGTTGGTTTGCCAACAAACAACCAAATAAATTCACAATTTACTGCTATAGAATTCATGAGTAACAAATGGAAAATAGACTTGATTTCAGTACCTTACAATATAGATAGTCTTGTTAATGACTTTGAAGAAAGTGGTATTTATGATAAGGGCTTTTGGTGGTCTAAGTCTATTGTAAAAACCTTACAAACGGGAGTAAATTATTCAATGCTATGTATTCAAAAAGCTAGTGAATTGGCAGGTCAACGCAACGAACGTTTATCTGAAAAGCATTGGGAAATGGCGGCGAAAGAGTTGTATCTTTAA